The Saprospiraceae bacterium genome includes the window AGTAAAGGTAAATTTTTAATTGTATTTATATCTTGATTATGCATGTTTTTTTAGAATAAAAAGTGGAGGGATCATATAGTAAAAAAATTTTCATTTGAATTTATTGAATTAAATACTTTACTTTGAGTTCAATTATGGCTGCTGTAATTTTTAAAAACAAAGAAAAGGAAGAAGCAATTATAAGGGCAGCTGAAAAGGTTTTCTTTTCGGTGGGTTACCAAAATGCAAAAATGGAAGATATTGCCAAGGGGTGTGACTTTAGTAAAGTGACGGTTTATTCCTACTTTACGAGCAAAGAAAACCTTTATATGGCACTCACTTATAAGGCCATCCAGCATCTCATTGAAATTCTCTACGAGTGCTGGGAAAAAAATAGAAATGAAAATGGTTTAGAGGCTTTTATGATCCTGGTAGAAAACTACCTCAATTTTTGTATTGCCAATAAAAACTATGCTGATTTAATCCTCAATTATTTAACCATTGTCAGAAGAACGGTGGCTGGTGAAAAACTCAATAAAATATCCGAAGCCATGCAAAATTCCGTCTATTACCGCAAAATAAGAGGTATCCAAAATGTTCCCATAGATATTGCTGCTGAAGAAATTAAACGAGGCCAAAAAGATGGAAGTATTACACAAAATAAATCTCCCTGGGTGATCCATCATATGATGTGGTCCATGATTACAGGGTTTGTCAAGGTGAATTATCAACCTTCGGAGAAAACCTTTATTGGAGCGGATAATGAGGAATGGAAAAATTTATTGTTGGAAACCATTAGGGGGATTTGTATGGATAAGGTTTAATTTTTTTTTCAACAAAATAGTATTCATTAAGCATGAGACTAAAAGACAAAGTTGCCATCGTTACAGGTGGTGCACGAGGTATTGGCAAAGCGATTAGCGAGTTATTTGCCCAAGAGGGGGCTACCGTTATTATTTGGGATTTGCTGGAGGAAGGTGAAACAACGGCTGCCGGCATTCAATTGCAGGGGGGAAAAGCAACATTTGAGCACCTTTCCGTTACCGATGCTCCCGCCATTCAGGCTTCGGCTCAAAAGATCGCCGAAAAGTATGGTAAAATAGATATCCTTATTAATAATGCAGGGATAACACGTGACAGAACCTTATTGAAAATGTCGGATGCAGAATGGCAATCGGTCCTTGATGTCAACCTGACAGGGGTTTTCAACTGCACCAAAGCCATTGTACCTTATATGAAAGAAAATGGTTATGGCCGAATTGTTACTGCCGCTTCCAATGTTGGCTTGCGCGGTAATTTTGGCCAAACCAACTATTCTGCTACCAAAGCAGCTGTCATTGCGATGGCCAAAACCTGGACCCTGGAGTTTGGCAGGTATGGCATCACCTCCAATTGTGTGGCCCCAGGCTTTACCCTGACAGATATGACAGCCCTGATTCCAAAGGAACATCTTACAAATGTGAAAGACACCATTCCCTTGAGAATGGTGGCTGACCCGATCGATATTGCTTATGGCTATCTTTACCTAGCATCAGACGAGGCCCGTTTTGTGTCAGGTATTTGCCTAACCATTGACGGGGGCTGGTCCAGATAGCAAAATAAAGGACAGCAAGAAAAAAAAATTTAATCACCAGCAATAGATAAGGCATATGACATTCAATACGATCGCTGAATTTTCGGAAATGGAAGGTAAAGATTTACCCGTTTCCGATTGGTTGGAGATTACCCAGGAAATGGTCAATCATTTTGCAGAGGCAACCCTCGATTTTCAATGGATTCACACCGATGTGGAGCGGGCAAAGAAGGAGTCTCCATTTGGTGGCCCCATCGCACATGGTTTTTTTTCCATCTCAATGGCCTCCAAGTTTATTATGGATGCCGTTAGTGTAAAAAGTGTGAAAATGGGCGTAAATTATGGCCTGGATAAGGTCCGTTTCCCACACCCCGTCCCCGTAGGCTGTCACCTTCGTATGCATACCAAGGTGGCTAAAATTTCACCGCAGGCCCCCAATGGGGTAAAGGTTTTTTGGGATTGTACCATGGAAATCAAAGGCGTGGAGAAGCCTGCCTGCGTGGCTCGTTTTATTTCTTTAATGTTTGAATAAAATCCATTATGGGGAGTATTAAAAAATCCTTCGGATTGCAAGGAAAGGTGGCCATCGTTACGGGCTCCAGTAAGGGCATTGGTGAATCCATCGCTCGCGGTTTGGCCGAGCATGGCGCTAAAGTCGTTATTAGTAGCCGCAAACAAGCGGCCGTGGATGAGGTGGCGTCAGCCTTTCAGGCCAATGGGTGGGAGGCCATCGGCATTGCCTGTCACATTGGCGATGAGAAACAGCGCAAGGCCTTGGTCGACCAAACCATCGATTATTTCGGGGGCATCGACATTTTAGTCAATAATGCAGCTATTAACCCCGTTTTTGGACCTTTAGAAGACGCCGATCCCGGTATCTTTGATAAGATCATGGACATCAACGTCAAAGCACCCTGGGCTTTGTCTAACGACTGTTTGCCTGCAATGAAAGCCAGAGGGATGGGGTCGATTATTAATATCAGCTCTGTAGAAGGAATTCATCCCGGCTTTGGCTTGGGGCTTTATAGTACCAGCAAGGCGGCGTTGATTATGCTGACTAAAAACCAGGCCAAAGAATGGGGCAAATATGGGATTCGAAGTAATGTCATTTGTCCTGGCCTGGTTAAAACGAAATTTAGTGCAGCCCTCTGGCAAAACGAAAAACTGGTTAGCAAACTAGAAAGTAGCCTTCCTAGTGGCCGAATGGCCTTACCTGATGAAATGGCCGGACTTGCGGTTTTACTGGCCTCATCGGCAGGGGCCTATATGACAGGCGGTGTCTACACGGCTGATGGTGGTTATTTAATAGCTGGTTAATCCTTACCAATTACCCTATCACTAATACCTATCAAAAAATGAACTTTGAATACACTGATCAATCAAAAGCACTCCAGGATCGAGTGAAAAAATTCATGGATTTATACATCTATCCCTTAGAAGCGGAATGGAATGCTTTTGTTTTAGATCCAGCCAATGCCTGGAAGAAATGGCCGAAGATGGATGGGTTGAAGGCACAAGCAAGAGAAGAGGGACTTTGGAATCTCTTCCTGCCTAGGGCTTATGGTGCGTTGAGCCCTGGTTTGTCTAATTTGGAATATGCCCCCCTGGCCGAATTGATGGGGCGGGTGCGTTGGGCTTCGGAGGTATTCAATTGCAGTGCCCCCGATACGGGCAATATGGAAGTGCTGGCCAAATATGGCACGCCAGCCCAACAGGAGAAATGGCTCAAACCGCTAATGGAGGGCAAGATTCGCTCTGCTTTCCTGATGACCGAACCGGAGGTGGCTTCCTCAGATGCGACCAATATTTCAACTTCTATCCAGGCGGACGGAGATGATTACCTGATTAATGGTCGGAAATGGTGGTCCTCAGGTGCGATGGATCCCCATTGTAAGATTGCCATTGTCATGGGTAAAACCAATGCGGAGGCCGGTCGCCATCACCAGCAAAGTATGATTCTGGTGCCCATGGATACACCAGGCCTCAAGGTGCTGCGCCCGTTGACGGTTTTTGGTTACAATGATTCTCCGGAAGGCCATGCCGAAGTCCTACTCGAAAATGTACGCGTGCCGAAAGAAAACCTACTGCTGGGAGAGGGTAGGGGCTTTGAAATCGCGCAAGGACGCTTGGGGCCTGGCCGCATTCATCATTGCATGCGCCTCGTAGGCATGGCGCAGCGATCGCTGGAACTCATGTGTCAACGGGTAGCAGAACGTGTCGCTTTTGGTCGGGCTATAAAGGATTTTAGCAGTATTCGCCAGGACATCGCCAAATCCAGGTGTGAGATCGAACAGGCCCGGCTCCTTACCCTTTCCGCCGCTGATAAAATGGACCAGTTTGGCAACAAAGAGGCCCGGGATTTAATTGCCATGATCAAAATCGTGGCGCCTTTAATGGCGCAAACCGTTATTGACCGCGCCATTCAGGCTCATGGTGGGAAAGGGGTCAGCGGTGATACGCCTTTGGCAGGCTATTTTGCCGCCGCCCGCACTATTCGCCTGGCGGATGGACCTGATGAAGTGCATATGTATCAATTAGGGCGAAATACGGTGAAACAGTGGACGGAGTAGGTTTTTTTGGGTGGCTTGGTTTTTTTTTGGACGGAGAGGTATTGGAGTTAAAGAGGTATTGGAGGGGAAATGGCTTGAGGTTTTTTTGGGTGATGTGAAGGTATTGGAGGTTGGGGCAAGCCCCAGCGACACAGGAGAAATTGCCATTGCCATTGAAATTGCCATTAAAATCCCCCCAGCCCCCCCAATCCCATCGGGATTGACCCTCGGTAGAAAAGGTGTAAAAAGCCCGTAGCGGCGGTTTTTTTTTGGACGGAGAGGTATTGGAGTTAAAGAGGTATTGGAGAGGAAATGGCTGGAGGTTTTTTGGGGACGTGGAGGTATTGGAGGTTGGGGCAAGCCCCAGCGACACAGGAGGTATTTTAATTTTGATTTTGATTGATATTTTGATTGAAACAGCTGCGATATACCTGGGGCATAGCCTGTGAGAAGGAATCTAGTCCTAAATAAGTTTAAAAAAAGCTAATATGGCATTGGAAAAATTAATCTCCCCACTGCCTGGGATTGTTGTTGAAATCAAGGTGAAAGCACAGCAACTTGTTTCCAAAGGCCAGCCTTTATTGGTTGTGGAGGCGATGAAGATGGAAAATGCGATTAACTGTACGGCGGATGGTATCGTGCAGCAACTACTGGTAAAAGAAGGAGATGTCATCAGCAAAGGACAAGTCTTGATGCTATTTCAGAGGAGAGCTGGGGCTGCGGAAATCCAAATTTTCCAAAAGGAAATAGATTTGGATCATATCAGCGAAGATTTAAAAGCCTTACAAGACAGAACCAAAAACCTGCTTGATGAATCCAGACCAGCTGCCGTGGCCAAACGGAGGGCGAAAGGGCAACTAACCGCCCGCGAAAACATTGCGCTCCTCTGCGACGAAGATAGTTTCTTCGAATATGGTGGATTTACAGTCGCGGCCCAACGCAGTCGCCGTACGGAAGAAGATTTAATTAAAAATACGCCGGCGGACGGACTGGTTACCGGAACAGCATCTATCAATAAGACTTTATTTGAAGGAAAAGAACAGCCATGCCTGGTAATGGCTTATGACTATACCGTGTTAGCAGGCACCCAGGGCATGTTCAACCATTTTAAAATGGATCGGATGTTGACCGTGGCGGCTAAAAACAAACTACCCATCGTTTTGTTTGCGGAAGGTGGCGGAGGCCGCCCCGGCGATGTGGATGTACAAACGATTGCTGGATTGCACATTATGACCTTCTTTGAATATGCTAAATTGGAAGGCGTCGTGCCCCGGATAAGTATCGTATCTGGTTATTGTTTTGCCGGTAATGCAGCCTTGGCGGGCACTTCCGATATCATTATTGCGACGGCTAATACGTCCATCGGTATGGGAGGTCCGGCGATGGTGGAAGGCGGAGGCCTGGGGCGTTTTCACCCCCAGGAAATTGGCCCGGCCGAGGTCCAAAGCCTAAACGGTGTGATTGATATCCTCGTAGCAGATGAGCCTGCCGCGATCCTGGTAGCCAAGCAATACCTAAGTTATTTTCAAGGCAATGTGTTGCAATGGGAGGCGGAAGACCAACGCCTACTCCGGCAATTGGTTCCCGCTAACCGAAAAAGTGTTTTTGATATCCGAAAAGTGATCGCTACCGTGGCGGATAAAGGGAGTGTTTTGGAAATAGGCGGAACGTATGCAAAAGACATGTATACTGGCCTGATTAGGGTGGAAGGGCGAGCCATGGGCGTCATCGCTAATGATGCACAGCACCAGGCAGGCGCCATCACCTCCGAGGGCGCCGAAAAAGCAGCTCGCCTTCTGACGCTATGCGATCAGTTTGACATTCCTATCTTATCGCTAGTCGATACCCCAGGTATTATGGTCGGCCCCGAAGCCGAAAAAAGTGGCACCGTAAAACATGCAGCTAAACTTTTCACCACTGGCGCCCGCTTAAAGGTGCCATTTTTTGCTATTGTCCTGCGTAGAGGATATGGCCTGGGGGCGATGGCCATGACGAGAGGAAGTTTTCATGCAGCAGACTTTATCGTTTCGTGGCCAAGTGCTGAGTTTGGCGCCATGGGCTTGGAAGGGGCGATAAGGTTGGGGTATAGTAAAGAATTAGCTGCTATAACCGATCCTGAACAACGGGAAGCCGCTTACGAACAAATGCTGGCCCAGGCTTACGAGCGGGGCAAACCCATTAATATGGCCGCCTTTTTGGAAATTGATGGCGTAATTGATCCGGCTGATAGTCGCGCCTGGTTGTTATCAGGGTTGAATAATAGACAAAATACCAAAAAGTCCTCGTAAATTACAGTCATATCTACTCACGATTTGAATCATGGATTATGATGAAAAAAACAATTATTAGCACCATTTTAATCGCCATTTTTACACTTTCAACCAAAGGACAATCAACCGCTGAAGTTACGACCACTGCTAAATATGAGCAGGCGGTCAAATTTCTAAGGTCAAACACCAATCAGCTTGTCTACCGTAGTGGGGTTCGTCCAATTTGGCTTGATGATGGCACCTTTTGGTACAATGTTTCTACCTCAAATGGACGAGAATATGTACTCATCAATCCCAGCGATGGAACCCGGAAAACGGCCACTGATGTAGAGACCCTTTTAGGGAAAAAATCGATGGAAGAGGCCCCGCCTGTCGGGCGCCGCCGGTTTTCCGGGGCTATTCCCTCTCCCGACAACAAAAAAGAAGCTTTTATCCGCGATTGGAACTTGTGGGTGCGCGACCTCTCCACCAAGGCGGAAACTCAACTGACGACCGATGGTATCCAAGACTTTGGTTATGCCACCGATAATGCCGGTTGGCGAAAAAGCGATCGCCCCATTTTGTTGTGGTCGCCAGATTCCAAAAGAATAGCGACCTACCAACAAGACCAACGCCATGTCAGCGAGATGTACCTGGTTTCTACCAACATAGGTGCACCCAAGCTACAGGCCTGGAAATATCCGCTTCCTGTAGATGAAAACGTTATCCTTATCCACCGCGTCATCATCGAGGTGGATCAGCCTAAAGTCATCCGCTTGCAACTCCCGCCCGACCCGCGCCGAGGAACCCTTTGCGATGACATTTCCTGCTCAGGGGCCTTTGATGACAACGAATGGAGTCCCGATGGCAGCAAACTGGCCTTCGTGTCCACTTCGCGCGATCATAAAGAAGCCAAAATGCGCATCGCCGATGCCATAACCGGAGAAGTCAAAGACCTTTTTGAAGAAAAAGTCGCCACTCAATACGAATCGGGTCAGGGGAGCATCAACTGGCGTTACCTGCCCGCTTCCAACGAAATCCTCTGGTATTCGGAGCGAGATGATTGGGGGCATCTTTATTTATATGATGCAACGACGGGGGAGCTTAAACATCAAATTACAAAAGGCGATTTCGTGGTCACCAGGTTATTAAAGGTCGATGCTCAAAATCGCCTTTTATTTTTTGAGGCTAATGGCCGGGAAAAGGGAAGGGATCCCTACTTTAGCCATTTTTACCGTGTAAATTTCGACGGAAAAAACTTGCAATTGCTCACGCCAGAGGATGGAAACCATACCATTTCCTTGTCTCCCGATGACAATTATTTTGTCGATAATTATTCACAGCCCGATGTACCCCCCATCGCCGTTTTGCGCAACATGGAGGGTAAATTAATCGCTACCCTGGAGAAGGCAGATATTTCTCAGTTGACCGCATCAGGCTGGCGCGCCCCGCTGCCCATCATCGTAAAATCACGTGATGAACAATGGGATCTTTATGGCTTGATGTTCCAACCCACAAAATTAGACCCAAAGAAAAAATACCCAATAATCAATTACATCTATCCTGGCCCACAGGGCGGAGGGGTAGGCAGCCGATCTTTTTCTCCCTCTCGGGGTGACCATCAGGCGCTGGCGGAGCTGGGCTTTATCGTCGTCGTCATTGACGGTACCTGCAACCCTGATCGCTCCAAATCTTTCCACGATGCCTGTTATGGTAATATGGGGGACAATACGCTGGAAGACCAGATTTCCGGCATACAGCAACTCGCCAAAAAATACCCTTACATGGATTTGGAGCATGTCGGCGTTTGGGGGCATTCCGGAGGTGGATTTGCTACGGCCGCCGCTATGTTCCGCTACCCTGATTTTTACAAAGTCGGCATTTCTGAATCTGGCAACCACGAAAACCGCAATTACGAAGACGACTGGGGCGAACGCTACATCGGCCTTCTATCCAAAGACCAGTCGAATTATGAAATGCAAGCCAACCAAAATTTTGCCGAAAACCTAAAAGGCAAGTTGTTGCTGGCCCATGGCGCAATGGACGACAATGTCCCTCCCTACAACACCTACCTGGTAGTGGATGCGCTCATCAAAGCCAATAAAGATTTTGACCTGCTGATTTTTCCCAATGCCCGCCACGGCTTTGGCGCCGATAGTCCCTACATGATGCGTCGCCGCTGGGACTATTTCGTCAAACACCTGCGTGGGGAAGAACCACCTAAGGAATTCGTCTTGGCGACACCTTAACTAGCCGTCAAGGGGTGATTAAGCGGAGGAGAACAACGCTGAATCACCCCTTGACTCCCTCTGACCTGCAACTCCCCAGAGCGCCAATTTTGGCGCCCCTTTCAGTACATAACGTGGCCGACTTCACGTCGACATATGG containing:
- a CDS encoding glucose 1-dehydrogenase, giving the protein MGSIKKSFGLQGKVAIVTGSSKGIGESIARGLAEHGAKVVISSRKQAAVDEVASAFQANGWEAIGIACHIGDEKQRKALVDQTIDYFGGIDILVNNAAINPVFGPLEDADPGIFDKIMDINVKAPWALSNDCLPAMKARGMGSIINISSVEGIHPGFGLGLYSTSKAALIMLTKNQAKEWGKYGIRSNVICPGLVKTKFSAALWQNEKLVSKLESSLPSGRMALPDEMAGLAVLLASSAGAYMTGGVYTADGGYLIAG
- a CDS encoding carboxyl transferase domain-containing protein produces the protein MALEKLISPLPGIVVEIKVKAQQLVSKGQPLLVVEAMKMENAINCTADGIVQQLLVKEGDVISKGQVLMLFQRRAGAAEIQIFQKEIDLDHISEDLKALQDRTKNLLDESRPAAVAKRRAKGQLTARENIALLCDEDSFFEYGGFTVAAQRSRRTEEDLIKNTPADGLVTGTASINKTLFEGKEQPCLVMAYDYTVLAGTQGMFNHFKMDRMLTVAAKNKLPIVLFAEGGGGRPGDVDVQTIAGLHIMTFFEYAKLEGVVPRISIVSGYCFAGNAALAGTSDIIIATANTSIGMGGPAMVEGGGLGRFHPQEIGPAEVQSLNGVIDILVADEPAAILVAKQYLSYFQGNVLQWEAEDQRLLRQLVPANRKSVFDIRKVIATVADKGSVLEIGGTYAKDMYTGLIRVEGRAMGVIANDAQHQAGAITSEGAEKAARLLTLCDQFDIPILSLVDTPGIMVGPEAEKSGTVKHAAKLFTTGARLKVPFFAIVLRRGYGLGAMAMTRGSFHAADFIVSWPSAEFGAMGLEGAIRLGYSKELAAITDPEQREAAYEQMLAQAYERGKPINMAAFLEIDGVIDPADSRAWLLSGLNNRQNTKKSS
- a CDS encoding DPP IV N-terminal domain-containing protein, yielding MMKKTIISTILIAIFTLSTKGQSTAEVTTTAKYEQAVKFLRSNTNQLVYRSGVRPIWLDDGTFWYNVSTSNGREYVLINPSDGTRKTATDVETLLGKKSMEEAPPVGRRRFSGAIPSPDNKKEAFIRDWNLWVRDLSTKAETQLTTDGIQDFGYATDNAGWRKSDRPILLWSPDSKRIATYQQDQRHVSEMYLVSTNIGAPKLQAWKYPLPVDENVILIHRVIIEVDQPKVIRLQLPPDPRRGTLCDDISCSGAFDDNEWSPDGSKLAFVSTSRDHKEAKMRIADAITGEVKDLFEEKVATQYESGQGSINWRYLPASNEILWYSERDDWGHLYLYDATTGELKHQITKGDFVVTRLLKVDAQNRLLFFEANGREKGRDPYFSHFYRVNFDGKNLQLLTPEDGNHTISLSPDDNYFVDNYSQPDVPPIAVLRNMEGKLIATLEKADISQLTASGWRAPLPIIVKSRDEQWDLYGLMFQPTKLDPKKKYPIINYIYPGPQGGGVGSRSFSPSRGDHQALAELGFIVVVIDGTCNPDRSKSFHDACYGNMGDNTLEDQISGIQQLAKKYPYMDLEHVGVWGHSGGGFATAAAMFRYPDFYKVGISESGNHENRNYEDDWGERYIGLLSKDQSNYEMQANQNFAENLKGKLLLAHGAMDDNVPPYNTYLVVDALIKANKDFDLLIFPNARHGFGADSPYMMRRRWDYFVKHLRGEEPPKEFVLATP
- the fabG gene encoding 3-oxoacyl-ACP reductase FabG: MRLKDKVAIVTGGARGIGKAISELFAQEGATVIIWDLLEEGETTAAGIQLQGGKATFEHLSVTDAPAIQASAQKIAEKYGKIDILINNAGITRDRTLLKMSDAEWQSVLDVNLTGVFNCTKAIVPYMKENGYGRIVTAASNVGLRGNFGQTNYSATKAAVIAMAKTWTLEFGRYGITSNCVAPGFTLTDMTALIPKEHLTNVKDTIPLRMVADPIDIAYGYLYLASDEARFVSGICLTIDGGWSR
- a CDS encoding TetR/AcrR family transcriptional regulator translates to MAAVIFKNKEKEEAIIRAAEKVFFSVGYQNAKMEDIAKGCDFSKVTVYSYFTSKENLYMALTYKAIQHLIEILYECWEKNRNENGLEAFMILVENYLNFCIANKNYADLILNYLTIVRRTVAGEKLNKISEAMQNSVYYRKIRGIQNVPIDIAAEEIKRGQKDGSITQNKSPWVIHHMMWSMITGFVKVNYQPSEKTFIGADNEEWKNLLLETIRGICMDKV
- a CDS encoding acyl-CoA dehydrogenase family protein encodes the protein MNFEYTDQSKALQDRVKKFMDLYIYPLEAEWNAFVLDPANAWKKWPKMDGLKAQAREEGLWNLFLPRAYGALSPGLSNLEYAPLAELMGRVRWASEVFNCSAPDTGNMEVLAKYGTPAQQEKWLKPLMEGKIRSAFLMTEPEVASSDATNISTSIQADGDDYLINGRKWWSSGAMDPHCKIAIVMGKTNAEAGRHHQQSMILVPMDTPGLKVLRPLTVFGYNDSPEGHAEVLLENVRVPKENLLLGEGRGFEIAQGRLGPGRIHHCMRLVGMAQRSLELMCQRVAERVAFGRAIKDFSSIRQDIAKSRCEIEQARLLTLSAADKMDQFGNKEARDLIAMIKIVAPLMAQTVIDRAIQAHGGKGVSGDTPLAGYFAAARTIRLADGPDEVHMYQLGRNTVKQWTE
- a CDS encoding MaoC family dehydratase, giving the protein MTFNTIAEFSEMEGKDLPVSDWLEITQEMVNHFAEATLDFQWIHTDVERAKKESPFGGPIAHGFFSISMASKFIMDAVSVKSVKMGVNYGLDKVRFPHPVPVGCHLRMHTKVAKISPQAPNGVKVFWDCTMEIKGVEKPACVARFISLMFE